The DNA region GCGGTTAATCTCTTCGGGCATTGCTCTATCGAATGACCTCAGTCCTGCCTCGACGTGTGCCACTGGAATCCAGAGCTTTGCCGCCACAAGTGCACATGCGATAGTAGAATTCACGTCACCCGCGACGATAACCATTGATGGTCTTTTCTCGATGCATACTTTCTCAAAATCGACCATAATCTTGGCGGTCTGCTCGGCGTGGCCGGCTGAACCTACTCCTAGATAGAACTCGGGTTTGGGCATACCAAGTTCATCGAAGAATAACTTGTTCATGTTGTCATCATAATGCTGGCCTGTGTGAAGCAGCAAGACTGGCAGGTTGCGGCTCTTGAGTTCGTCATATAACGGTGCCATTTTCATGA from Candidatus Poseidoniia archaeon includes:
- the wecB gene encoding UDP-N-acetylglucosamine 2-epimerase (non-hydrolyzing), with the protein product MNSILLVVGARPNFMKMAPLYDELKSRNLPVLLLHTGQHYDDNMNKLFFDELGMPKPEFYLGVGSAGHAEQTAKIMVDFEKVCIEKRPSMVIVAGDVNSTIACALVAAKLWIPVAHVEAGLRSFDRAMPEEINRILTDRISDLLFTPSPDANQNLIAEGMEPEKIKLVGNIMIDTLLLHSQKADLSDIHRELQIQKGNYALITLHRPSNVDIKDIFSGIIEALESIAEDVTIVFPAHPRT